The genomic window aaatggtttgccatttccttttccaatgcactttatagatgaggcattGAGTCAAACAGAGTGAACTGACTTGtacagggttacatagctagaaaTAGCTAACACCCACCATTGCCCCATTTTACAGTAAATGGGGCCCAAAAAGGTAACACACAGCTGGTTAAGTGGTGGAGTACAACAGGAAATCAAATCTTATGACCTCCCAGTCTAACAACACCACTACACCAACTTTGTGTTTCTGTTCAttctaaattcaaatcaaaaAGACTCCAGATCCTCTATACTCCTGAAGattaataattatgataatgatgatgataataataataatagcagttaaTATTTATACAACACTATTTCAGGCATTTTacagatatttcatttgatccttacaataatcttGGGAAGTAGggtttattatctccattttatagatgagaaaactgaggcaaacaagttaagtaacttgcccaggatcacacagggtttgaagcaggatttgaattaaggtcgaATATCCAAATAAAGATTCTACTAACATATCAAATCTAGCCTTTTCTTCCCAATCCTTGCGCCTATTACTCTCCTCCTATATATAAGTTCTTCCCCAATCTAATATGttcatattctaattcctttctatctcctaaCATTGTCTTACAATCACCAAATCAAAAAATTCATACTTTAGGACTCTCCACTTGTCTCTAAACCCCAAGAggtttaggaaaagaaaatggtttcCTCTTCTTATTAATGAGTAATGTGGCATGCTTGAAGTTGCAATTTAGGCCAGAAACATCATTTTTTTCACTACCTGATATATTAGCCCTCCCATCCTAGTGAATCCCAGGTGCTGCTACTTCTCAACACACTGAATCTGAACACATCAACCTCCAGGTTTTATCTTAGCTCCTGTACCTATAAGCTGGGGGTCAATAAAAGCCTGAGAAGGCTTAGGCAAGAGCAGACAGGGTAGGGAACCACTTTGATCTCGAAGCTGCAGCCATCCCCGATGAGAAGAAGCCACCAGGACCCCCAGGAGTACCTGGGGGAGAAAAAGACAAAGCTGACCAAAGATAATAGGACTCTCTCCTCAATAGTAAAGAAAATAGACAAATGATGAGAGAACAAGGGCAGGGATAGAGCTCTCAGAAGGAATAATCTCACTTACCGGAAGTGGTTGGAAAACAGATGGTGATAAGCAGACCCAGGACCAGGCCAGACGGGAATTGAGCACACAACTTGTTAAGAAGGTAGCCTCAGGCAAAGGTAACAGAGTCACAGGGTCAAAAATAGCCCAGGCTCTATGCTGCCCATCCTCCTTGAGGGCAGCCAAAGCAGGAAAGGAGCATGGAGGTTGTAGCAGTGTGTACTGGAttggagaaaaaagagacaagacTTTACTTCTCAAGAAACCCAGTCACCTAGACCTTAGATCTCAGCATTTTAACCCACCTATCCTGTATATCCTCATACCTCCTGGAGGGGACAGTAATGTGGATCCTCTAGGATTTCTTGATAAACATTTCGGATGGGTCTCCCAGGTGGGGCTAGAGCATCTAATGTGGGAGCCAGGAGCAACTCTCCGACTCCAGCAGTCCCAGAAGCTGAGCTTTGTTGCAGCTGACGGTGCCTCAGCAAATGAGGACATAGCCTTGGGCCAAGGAAGGAAGATTAGTTCCCTAACCCTCAAGTCACAGATATTCATCCCTCTTAGTGCCTGGCTTTCCCagatttcctttctctcctcttccccccaaCTATCCCTACCATTTCAAAACCCAGGCCTTGTCAGAGTCAAAAGCTTGTCCATGTCCCAAGGAAGGGGAGGCAgggatgaaaggagagggagaactCGCATCATTTCTTTAAccctccccccttctttcctctcacttGCTAGTTATCTCCTCAAGAGCCTTGGCTGTCCACAGATAGAGGGGAAGTCCCAGACAACGTTCTAATAACAGCCGCAGATGCATGACAACCCCACAGAATGAGTGGGGAGACTGCTTTGGAGATTCCTGCTGAGAAAAGCCCCGAAGCCAAACAGTCCCTCGGAGGCAGGGGGCAAGCATGGGAGCTCTACCCACTGACTGGAAGAAGTGAACATCTTGGAGCTGGtggaaagaaatgaagacagTTATATAGTTCTTAACCTCCCAAactcaatgggaaaaaaatctcctgAAAGGAGATATATATCACATAAGGCTATTCCAACTGTCACTCTACAATATATCTAAATATCAAACTCCACCATAAAATTATGAAACAGTGGAAATAATATTCTAGTTAGGAGTCAGAGAATTTgcgttcaaatcctggttctgccacttacAACCTGGGTAATAactctgcaagtcacttaataacctgggcctcagtttccttggatgtaaattgagggaattgaTCTATGGTTATCTAAAACTATAATCTATGAAACCCCACTATAAATTGTTATGCCAAAATGTTCTAccatatgaatatgatggaataatattgtgctctaagaaatgatgaatatgctAATATAGGGAAACATGAGAAGACATATAAACAGATTTTAAATAAAGAACTAGGAAAACAGTATATACAAAGActatgaaaaatgttaaaaaaaaaattcaagaacaaATCCTATACAGCATGGTCCTAAAAAAGAGATGTGAGAATatatccccttcctttctttgtgGAGGGGGAAAGTTGTAAATGTGGGGCTTGGCATACAATGTTCAAAATCAAAGGACCACTGGGTTTACCAAGCAATGtttaccttttcttctttgtgattttaaaaaatggtattcTATATATGGGTATCCCTTCTAAGAGGGATATTGAAAAGGGAGATGATGCATAAAAACAAgattaacaataaaaatttaaaataaattgttcaattacccaatttttgttttttgttttgtttttgcaaggcaatggggttaaatggcttgcccaagatcacacaactaaggggcagctaggtggcacagtggataaaggtactcctggagtcaggagtacctgggttcaaaaccgatctcagacacttaataattacctgtgtggccttgggcaagccacttaaccccatttgccttacaaaaacctaaaaaaaaaaaaacaagatcacacaactagataattattaagtgtctgaactcaggtactcactgcaccacctaactgccccaattacccagtttttaaaaagccatcatggaacctttgagatcatctagttcaaccaaCTACATTTTTAATAAAGAGACTGTGCCCAGAGAGGAGGAACCCAGATTGGGGTTAAAGAACAGACCATTCTTAGACCCCTGTAGCATCATTTAAACTCATGTCCTATTAGCAATATTAAGCAAGGTAGGTTTCATCTCTTTACTTCATAGCTGTCATTCCTTGAATTTGAAATGTCATCTAGGACACCCAGGTATCAGGAAGTTGATAAGGTAAAGTAGAGGAAAGAGATTAAAACAGATTTGAAACCTCCCTCCTGGAAATTTCGTTCTGGGGGTTAATctaaatcatcatttttttttttattaaaatggcttatattaagatatcttaacaaaaggACACCTCTCTTAAGGGGAGAGGGGTGTGGAATCCCAGAAATGCTAGGTCTTATATGCAATTTTtcccaaattcttttaaaaaaatttttaaatttgttttattacaATACTCTTTTTGTAAGAGTAATCgtaaacacccccccaaaaaaagacaagaaaccacaagaatagtgagagagaaaaaaagtgtattttagtctgtgttcagattccaatatctctctctctgggatgagttgccttccccaccatagccaccagagaagttgcttcaatatttttcccacagttactatcactagctgtatttccctccactctattcctttccactctcatctattccattctctctctccttttcatcctgtccctgttcagaagtgtgttgtatatCTGAATACGAGCTCTcgcaatcttccctctcttctatcacctactccccccttctctctccccattcccctttatgccatccctttcctctcatttttctccagggtaagatagatttccttaccctattaagtatgtatgttatttcttctctgagccatttctgatgagaatgaaggctcactcattccccatcGCCTTACCCCATTCCACtctgttgaaaaagcttttttcttgactcttatgtgaaatatcttagctccttcttcctctcctttctcttcttcccagtgctttcctttatcacccactgactccatctttttactgtattataccattacattcagctccttcctgtaccttgtctatatatgctccttctaactgctcttatgaatgagaaagttcatatgagttttcaataatcccatgcaggaatacaaacagctcaacatcattaaattcctcataattagtccttctcatccatcccctctatggttccccagagtcctgtatttggaaaccaaactttctgttcagttctggttgtttcaatagtaaAGTTTCAAAGGCCCatctttcattgaaaatccatctttttggggcagctaggtggtacaatggatacagcactggccctggagtcaggaggacctaagttcaaatctggtctcagacacttaataattacttaataattactttccttgggcaagccatttaaccctattgccttgcaaaaaacctaaaaaacaaatccacctttccccctgaaaaaggatgttgttgtttttttgggtagttgattctcagttgcaaaccaagaccttttgccttctagaatatcatattccaagccctacaagctcttaatgtagatactgtcagatcctgtgtaatcctgactatagagccacagtagttgaattgtttatttctggcagcttttagtattttctctttgacttgggagttttggagtttggttatattcctggaagtttttcttttgggatctctttcaggaggtgattggtgaatttcccccaatttccattttatcctctgcttccagtatctcagggcaattttgctgtattatttcttgaaaaatgacatctaggctcttttcctagtcatgacttccaggtagcccactaatttttaaattctctttcctggatctgttttcaaggtcagttgtttttccaatgagattatttcacattttcttctaattttgggggatttttttggtacaattttatttcttcctgagttctctcaaagtcatcatcttcctttagttccattctgtatttgaaggagttactttcttcagttttttttatctccttttccagctgtccaattctgcttttttaaagcattcttcttttgtgttgctttttccatttggcctaaactggtttttaatatgttattttcttcagtattcttttgtatttctttcatcaagttgctgacttggtttcaTGATCTGCTAAATCATTCTTAATAGGAACCCACTTTCCTTAGGACTGGTTCCATTGAAAATAAAGCCAGCTCCTCAGGGTCAAGAAACAAATTGAAACAAGCCTAGAATGCCCAGTGGCCCAGAGAAATGTCCCTGTTTACTCCTCCCTTTATTTCATTACCACcaattccccctctcctccctcctcccctcccccccccttaCACAGGAATACTCCTACCTCTAATTGGACTCCTGGTCTGATTGCCCGTCCATTATTAGGGAGTTGCTGATAAGCAAGACAGAGACACAGCTGTCCATCTAGTTCATATAGGCCAGCAGGACCATTCAGCACTTTGGTAACTGTCCCCTGAAGAAAGGGCAGGTAGTTAATtaagatttctttcatttctcctacTCCCTGCTTTCCTAAGGAACTCCCCTCCCCCTGGAGACACAAGCATCTTGCCTTCCTGGATTCCCCAATTTTCTGGTTTTCCATCCTCTGCCTCCTTTCCCACCTTATATGACAACATCCTGACTTGTCTGATAGAATTACATTGCTGCCGGGAACTGCTAGATACAGGGAGTGGGTTATGGACAGCTTCTGAAGTAAGTTCTTCCACATTAAATTCTAATATGTGCTCAGGATCTAGGGACATCAATTCAGAAGAGGCACTAGTTGCCCAGACACGATGAGAAAAACCACGGATTGTGGATATCTGCATATTTGTCAGCACATACGAACAGCTGGGTCGAAGAGCGTGGTGCCACACCAAATGGCCAGGGATCTGGGAAAGAGAGGACAGGGTAGAGAGCTCTCAATGGAATCCCCCACTTTCCAGCAGCACCTCCTCCCCCTCTAGCCAAAACCATCTTATCACCTATTATATCAATTTCTTCTTCCATACTTACTGGACCAGTTCTATTGTCTCTATTCACCATGACATTCTAGTCACTCTAGTGTCTCTAGTCACACATGACATTCTATTTAAATGTCATGAGAGACTCCAGCTCTCACCAAAATACTGACCCTGCACTGTCTCTGCCACCCCACTTTCCAACCCTATTAATACTCTAATCAACTACTTTTTCAGCCCCTATTCCCAATAACTAAGACAGAACCAAGTAATGCCATCTAATTTATCTCTGCTATATACTACAAAGTTATTTTGAGGCTTAAATGAGGTAAAGTTTTTTAGGGAACTGCTGATAAGTTAGGttgaagttttttaaattttaaagttttatagttatatctaacttttaaagttatataaatgtcaCCTGTTGCTATTACTACCTGTGTAacttatttaatctttctggatTCCAATTTCCTAACTtacaaaatgaaggggttggactaagcTCTGGAGTAAAGACAACATTATAGTCCTTCCAGTTTAAAACTCAATGACACTATGATCTGCTCTCTAACAATCTATCCATTACATTCTTTCCCATTAATTTTAGGATCTTCCTGTACCTGCACAATGATGGGCACAGAAGTGATGACTGAAGAGGGGCCTCCCAAGAACAAGACAAAGTAGGTTTTTCCATGAGTCTTTACCAATGTACTTAATCGTACAAGTTGCCCTGTTAAGTTTAACTGCTGCCTTCGAATCTTTCTTctgaaagggggaagaaaaggagaagggaatcaTAATTTTATTGCCTCCACTCTTACCTTCAGTAGAGTAGTCTCTACTCAGGTCCTGTTCCGTGATAAAAATACATTCCTTATTGCCAAAGTGTCTACATTTCCTAAATCATTCTCCCCAACCCCTTTTAAGGTACATGATCTCAACCTAAACAGCACTTATATTCCCTCTTCCCTCAGAAAAGTACATTTCATCTTCTCCCCTAGCCCCACACCTTTCAGAATGATATAGACCtcatccttccccccccccacttctgttGTAGAGTCTCTTGCTCCTCACACTGGGGGTTTCGCTGCCAAGTGGGGAAGACCTACCTGCACTGGAGCAGTTGGGAAGCAATCTCTGGAAAAAGAACTTTTATGGGGGTTTCAGGGCCATGTTTGGGAATCAGAGGCAACACAGGCACTGGAGGGCACCATAGCTCCAAATGCCCACTTCCTGAAGATCTCTGTTGCCAGGCAGGGGGCATATAACTCCAactagggaaaaggaagaggtgaCCCAGCCATGAAAGGTCAAGGTCCAAGAGCTAGGGAAGTCAAAGCAAAATTAGAAGTCAATTGAGACCTAGACATTTCTCCTCTCCACCAGAGATCCAAATATTCCACCATCCAATCCTTATGAATCTTATAGGTTCTTCCCAGATGTCCGGCTCACCTCACAGTCCAATGTACCACTGTTGTCCTTCACATAGAGGCTTCCATCCCTGCACTCTGGGTCCAAATTTCCTGGCTGGTCAGTCAGTGTCCCTAGGAGTAGTAGCCTCTCCTTTGGCAGGGGACTCGTACCTGGATCAGTTTTGTTAGCCCAAGCCTGGTATTCAGTACTTCTCCGAGGCAGATGGCTACAGCATGGGAGGTGCTGATGGGACTTAAGTTCCTGAACTGAGACAAAACTGTGAAGAAAGTGGGTCAGGGATTCCTCCTTCCAAAACCAGCACTTAAGACAGCACTTAAGATTACCACAAAGTTTTCCTTTCCCACCACAAGCCTTAAAATGAGACTGAAGAACTAGACTGGTTTACTTAATagaagggatagctaggtggtgtagacatttactagctgtgtgaccctgggcaagtcactttaaccctatttgccatagtacctcatctgtaaaatgagctggagaaggaaatggcaaaccacttcaatatctttgctaagaaaaccccaaatggggttatgaagagtcaaacacaaacAACAACTTGACTAGAGTCAGAATGATCAGAGCTGACAGAAAGTAGGGGGAtactaaagataaaaagaaacaaaagaagtaaaagatCAAGAAGTTCTATGCACTGAACTCTTTTCCTGCTTTGCTTCCAAATAGGGTAAAACTTCAACATAAACTGAACTaactgggggaagggagggaaagctAACTTCTACCTTCTACCCTTAGATACCCCACGACCCTGAAAAATAGACTTGAGATGTTTGTTTTGTTCCATTTCATTTGTTATTCTCGGTTTCAGGTGCTGAGGGTCAGGAGATGGGTGAAGGAATGCCCAATGAACCTGGAATCAAGTTATGGAGATCTTAGAGCCAAGATTCCAGACTGATGTTGCAGCTAACCAACTTGGCAGGAAAGTCCTGAGAAGGCACTAGAGCTCAAGAAGTTCCCAGATTTGgaagcatttaaagaaaaatcttttatttgcaCTATTATATACTCTACTGTGCATTATACTTATGTGCACACCATTTTTTTCTAATCTGAATTATGCTTTATAAAGGAACTGAGCTAAGCTATAAatatcctctcctcttctcttccccttcccaggGTTAAGAGGGATATATGGATGGGTGCATATGCATGCATGCTCCACATAttaaagagtgtgtgtgtgtgtgtgtgtgtgtgtgtaatactttgaagaaaaaattcctttgtaaaaagctaaaaaacaaaaaaaatgccaaGTTGAACCAGAGAAAAAACAGATAAATTAAGAGTCACAAATATGAGAGATAAAGGAATGCAGACTTATGTGtgcaaagagaagaaaacaacaacTAAAGATCATTATACAcgaaagaaaaatttatacacaaacagggcagctaggtggcgtacaAGAATAGAGCCCTGGACTTAAGAGTTAGGAGTTAAGTTTGAAACCCATCTCAGACATTAGTTATGGAGCCCTAAACTCTCCCAGtctgaatttccttatctgtgaattAGGACTAATAATATCAAATCTTGAAAGTGTGGtcctgaaaatcaaatgaatcaatatatataaaatactttgcagaccttaaagtacttaaatgatttataataacaataataaagaaatgaaaaaacaaggATAAAGAAAAGGAACACAAAAGGATGGAGCAACTGGAAAATTAACATGTTCTTTACAAATTGCTCAGTTGtgtctatgaccccatttggggttttcttggtaaagatattgaagtgatttactatttccttctccagttcatttttcagatgaggaactgaggcaaacagggttaagtgacttttgcccagcatcacatagctaCAAAAAAAAGTAGTCATCTTTAGTGAGGGTTCCATAGAAAGCTCCTATTACATAACATTTTAGTTATATTCCACATATTTATTTTCCTGTGTAGTCACAAAGTTAAGAGCCATTCTTTCTGGAAACTCCAGTTTCTCCCACACTGCTTCCTTTACAAGTAGATATTATGATATTTCATTAAACTCTGCAGAGAGCTGGTGGAACACAcattaaatttgttattttactCTCCCTTGAAGTGTATTCTCTTAAAATATAAGCTTCATCAGCCTCATGGTAAAATCTTGTGTCATTTATCCTGCTGAatacaatactactactactactactactactagtagtcCTTCAGTGTCAAAGGGCAGTACAGTGACCAGCGAATGACTGGAGGAATGAGCTGCACAATTaggtttattatagtgaggggtgtACTGTGGAAAGCAAATTTCCCACTTGCTTTTACCAGAACCATTCTACCCCATGGTCTGACTGATAGGAcacaggactattggagatgatCTGGCTGCTCAGGAAGTCTCTTGGCCTTGAAATGTTTTACTTCCTTCTGTGAGGCATCATAGCACACCATCAGCTCCAGGAACCAGTATATGATATCTAGTGAAAGAATCTGACAACACAACCTGTCCTAAACCTGTCTCTCGATGGACTAATCAATTGGTCTTTCCTCTCAAACAAGTACTTTGAAGGCTGAAGTGAAGAGTTCCACGTAAACAGCAGTTGAACATAGGTCAATCAATCCTGAGATAGGTGAGTGCCTATccaaagggaaagagataacCTCCATCAAGTTCAGATCCCTGAATCCAAAGTGTCAGAGATGGGTGCTTCATTAACAAGACAGGTGCTGGAGAAGTCAGCAGGAGACCCTagagttgttctttttttttttaaggttttttttgcaaggcaaatggggttaagtggcttgaccgaggcaacacagctaggtaattattaagtgtctgagactggatttgaacccaggtactcctgactccaaggccagtgctttatccactacgccacctagctgccctggaatgGGCTTGACCCAAGAGAGGGGTCCATGCCTTGGAGAAAATGTCATGATTCTGGGAAATGTACTAACAGAGCAGAGTGGCATAGCTCTATGAGTAGCAAACTGACACTGCCCTAGAGCCAATCGT from Macrotis lagotis isolate mMagLag1 chromosome 2, bilby.v1.9.chrom.fasta, whole genome shotgun sequence includes these protein-coding regions:
- the CTC1 gene encoding CST complex subunit CTC1 isoform X5; its protein translation is MAAEELASSGPEQAWLQVVHSFIQKNLCPTSKDSCSKLVEAVIECVKATWASSGGTGGLNLPLSYSFVSVQELKSHQHLPCCSHLPRRSTEYQAWANKTDPGTSPLPKERLLLLGTLTDQPGNLDPECRDGSLYVKDNSGTLDCELLDLDLSWLGHLFLFPSWSYMPPAWQQRSSGSGHLELWCPPVPVLPLIPKHGPETPIKVLFPEIASQLLQCRRKIRRQQLNLTGQLVRLSTLVKTHGKTYFVLFLGGPSSVITSVPIIVQIPGHLVWHHALRPSCSYVLTNMQISTIRGFSHRVWATSASSELMSLDPEHILEFNVEELTSEAVHNPLPVSSSSRQQCNSIRQVRMLSYKGTVTKVLNGPAGLYELDGQLCLCLAYQQLPNNGRAIRPGVQLELQDVHFFQSVGRAPMLAPCLRGTVWLRGFSQQESPKQSPHSFCGVVMHLRLLLERCLGLPLYLWTAKALEEITSKLCPHLLRHRQLQQSSASGTAGVGELLLAPTLDALAPPGRPIRNVYQEILEDPHYCPLQEYTLLQPPCSFPALAALKEDGQHRAWAIFDPVTLLPLPEATFLTSCVLNSRLAWSWVCLSPSVFQPLPVLLGVLVASSHRGWLQLRDQSGSLPCLLLPKPSQAFIDPQLIGSLVRVEQFQLVVEREVKSNFPSWKELGMPEFIQERRTNIYVIFSLDDALILPIPGPCSGHPSTQGPPQAKFPKALPKGQSRLLLVTHKECLMKRNYQSSQGACPLPSKHTLSFHVSGTWLGGVQRKDGDGWSFPEPLGDESQDQKVFLLFLGPSIRWFEFLHPGQQYRLIIPDPSQSPSLLKEGDSSPLSQRILELTGYTSCLIVQDDWILEPGNSQGIPGVLGIGPGLSESSLTEILSGSSPGSFVSFSAEILSRTLCVPLSGTTQQGNSLMPQRGVKLTVALDAADLASRIPIDVYIETPHPPLPLGLLPGTRVYFQQLERKVSRFQNVYCRFLPSSYLRILCFPAEAPVRLVTGLSFPQYSCSRPSPVQPQLRSQDFPKTKEKSIVSHLKP
- the CTC1 gene encoding CST complex subunit CTC1 isoform X3, whose translation is MAAEELASSGPEQAWLQVVHSFIQKNLCPTSKDSCSKLVEAVIECVKATWASSGGTGGLNLPLSYSFVSVQELKSHQHLPCCSHLPRRSTEYQAWANKTDPGTSPLPKERLLLLGTLTDQPGNLDPECRDGSLYVKDNSGTLDCELLDLDLSWLGHLFLFPSWSYMPPAWQQRSSGSGHLELWCPPVPVLPLIPKHGPETPIKVLFPEIASQLLQCRRKIRRQQLNLTGQLVRLSTLVKTHGKTYFVLFLGGPSSVITSVPIIVQIPGHLVWHHALRPSCSYVLTNMQISTIRGFSHRVWATSASSELMSLDPEHILEFNVEELTSEAVHNPLPVSSSSRQQCNSIRQVRMLSYKGTVTKVLNGPAGLYELDGQLCLCLAYQQLPNNGRAIRPGVQLELQDVHFFQSVGRAPMLAPCLRGTVWLRGFSQQESPKQSPHSFCGVVMHLRLLLERCLGLPLYLWTAKALEEITSKLCPHLLRHRQLQQSSASGTAGVGELLLAPTLDALAPPGRPIRNVYQEILEDPHYCPLQEYTLLQPPCSFPALAALKEDGQHRAWAIFDPVTLLPLPEATFLTSCVLNSRLAWSWVCLSPSVFQPLPVLLGVLVASSHRGWLQLRDQSGSLPCLLLPKPSQAFIDPQLIGSLVRVEQFQLVVEREVKSNFPSWKELGMPEFIQERRTNIYVIFSLDDALILPIPGPCSGHPSTQGPPQAKFPKALPKGQSRLLLVTHKECLMKRNYQSSQGACPLPSKHTLSFHVSGTWLGGVQRKDGDGWSFPEPLGDESQDQKVFLLFLGPSIRWFEFLHPGQQYRLIIPDPSQSPSLLKEGDSSPLSQRILELTGYTSCLIVQDDWILEPGNSQGIPGVLGIGPGLSESSLTEILSGSSPGSFVSFSAEILSRTLCVPLSGTTQQGNSLMPQRGVKLTVALDAADLASRIPIDVYIETPHPPLPLGLLPGTRVYFQQLERKVSRFQNVYCRFLPSSYLRILCFPAEAPVSSNLPHIYLAELQGNSPETTRASASCHVVSVLSIQLLWICAHCTSICMQGQCNRQGPPCPTKASVSQANISSRGTFGQSLHLIWPHFLFL